A genomic stretch from Festucalex cinctus isolate MCC-2025b chromosome 13, RoL_Fcin_1.0, whole genome shotgun sequence includes:
- the gkup gene encoding glucuronokinase with putative uridyl pyrophosphorylase isoform X2, whose translation MICVLLVAGHGTLLQTEIKNDDTGLYSHLIGVPKTLLPGIGGKKILDFWWKTVNLRQLFTKVYLVTNADKYKHFERWATANDFPVENIINDGSTTEEDSLGAVADLELVIRSRKLQDDIVVIAGDMLCADQNIDITQVISFFRSKPGELIIYYEMEESEKSTSRGIVEVCPDSHRITRFWEKPRDGLTSSRLATVVFYCIQKETLPVLSDFISQREAPDRSFGRFWERVINNNLLDVFGMKLPTAFQLIGQVGLSDYTKWLTRFSTKPSNKSTRPITFRSFARVGLMGNPSDCFHGKTIAMTITNFWAEVTLVKSQTLVLVPHPLNDPTEFGSLQDLFSISRKEGYFGGLRLLQATCKKFYQFCCKQGIALAKQNFTLKYDTNIPRQVGLAGSSAIVSATLKCLMKFYNLTDQDLPKPIRANFILNVETDELLITAGLQDRVSQVYEGLVYMDFSKKLMDEQGYGKYISLDMSDLPPFWLAYLSDPSDSGRIHNNVRQRWLSGEPSVVEAMETFAQLTDQARVALMKKDWNCLAELMDRNFELRRSVYSDESLGPGNLKMVALAKKFGSAAKLPGSGGAVVGLCPHPEKLDQLREAFQEAGCVFCVITPFNPSVSKCHQSTVIGSPGLKSACSRPTEATGEIATNV comes from the exons ATGATTTGTGTACTGCTGGTTGCCGGCCACGGCACACTTTTACAAACTGAAATTAAG AATGACGATACCGGCTTGTACAGTCACCTAATTGGGGTACCAAAGACTTTGCTTCCTGGCATTGGAGGAAAGAAGATTTTGGACTTTTGGTGGAAAACCGTCAACTT GCGTCAGTTATTCACAAAGGTGTACCTCGTCACGAATGCAGACAA ATATAAGCATTTTGAGCGCTGGGCCACGGCCAACGACTTCCCGGTGGAAAACATCATCAACGACGGCAGCACCACAGAGGAGGACTCGCTTGGCGCTGTGGCCGACCTGGAGCTCGTCATACGCAGTCGCAAGCTGCAAGACGACATCGTCGTG ATAGCAGGGGACATGTTGTGTGCGGACCAAAACATCGACATCACTCAAGTGATCAGTTTCTTCCGGTCAAAg CCTGGAGAACTGATCATCTACTACGAGATGGAGGAAAGCGAGAAAAGCACCTCCAGAGGAATTGTGGAAGTCTGTCCTGATTCTCATAG GATAACCCGTTTCTGGGAGAAACCCCGGGACGGGCTCACATCTTCTCGTCTGGCCACCGTGGTGTTCTACTGCATCCAGAAGGAGACTCTGCCCGTCCTGTCTGACTTCATAAGTCAGAGGGAAGCCCCAGACAGGTCCTTTGGAAGATTCTGG GAGCGAGTCATCAACAACAATCTTCTTGATGTGTTTGGAATGAAGCTTCCAACTGCTTTCCAGCTCATTGGACAAGTG GGGCTGTCCGACTACACCAAGTGGCTAACTCGCTTCTCGACCAAGCCAAGCAACAAATCCACCCGACCAATCACATTTCGCTCTTTTGCCAG GGTCGGATTGATGGGAAATCCATCGGACTGCTTTCACGGCAAAACCATCGCGATGACCATCACGAACTTCTGGGCCGAGGTCACCCTCGTGAAAAGCCAGACTTTG GTTCTTGTTCCTCATCCGCTCAACGACCCCACAGAGTTTGGAAGCTTACAAGATTTGTTCAGTATTAGTAGGAAAGAAGG CTACTTTGGAGGCCTTCGGCTGCTGCAAGCAACCTGTAAGAAATTCTACCAGTTCTGCTGCAAACAAGG CATCGCACTGGCAAAGCAGAACTTCACGCTCAAGTATGACACAAATATTCCACGACAAGTG ggcCTCGCTGGGAGCAG CGCCATCGTCTCGGCGACCCTCAAGTGTCTCATGAAGTTTTACAACCTGACAGATCAA GACCTCCCGAAGCCGATCCGAGCCAACTTCATTCTCAACGTGGAAACCGATGAACTCTTAATTACCGCAGGCCTTCAAGATCGGGTTTCACAG GTCTATGAAGGTTTAGTCTACATGGACTTCAGCAAGAAGCTGATGGACGAGCAGGGTTACG GGAAGTACATCTCTTTAGATATGAGCGACTTGCCTCCATTCTGGTTGGCCTACTTGAGCGACCCCAGTGACTCTGGACGCATTCATAACAACGTCCGGCAACGCTGGCTCAGCG GGGAACCTTCTGTGGTCGAGGCAATGGAGACGTTTGCCCAACTTACTGACCAAGCCAG GGTGGCCCTGATGAAAAAAGACTGGAACTGTCTTGCGGAGCTAATGGACCGCAACTTTGAGCTAAGGAG GTCCGTGTACTCGGATGAGTCCCTTGGTCCCGGCAACCTCAAGATGGTGGCGCTAGCGAAGAAG TTTGGCTCAGCTGCGAAGTTACCTGGCAGTGGAGGAGCAGTGGTGGGATTGTGTCCACACCCGGAAAAACTA GATCAGTTGAGAGAAGCTTTCCAAGAGGCCGGCTGCGTCTTCTGCGTCATCACGCCATTCAACCCATCTGTCAGCAAATGTCACCAGTCAACCGTGATTGGCTCCCCAGGGCTCAAGTCAGCCTGTTCAAGGCCAACGGAGGCCACTGGGGAAATAGCAACAAAC
- the gkup gene encoding glucuronokinase with putative uridyl pyrophosphorylase isoform X1 yields the protein MICVLLVAGHGTLLQTEIKNDDTGLYSHLIGVPKTLLPGIGGKKILDFWWKTVNLRQLFTKVYLVTNADKYKHFERWATANDFPVENIINDGSTTEEDSLGAVADLELVIRSRKLQDDIVVIAGDMLCADQNIDITQVISFFRSKPGELIIYYEMEESEKSTSRGIVEVCPDSHRITRFWEKPRDGLTSSRLATVVFYCIQKETLPVLSDFISQREAPDRSFGRFWERVINNNLLDVFGMKLPTAFQLIGQVGLSDYTKWLTRFSTKPSNKSTRPITFRSFARVGLMGNPSDCFHGKTIAMTITNFWAEVTLVKSQTLVLVPHPLNDPTEFGSLQDLFSISRKEGYFGGLRLLQATCKKFYQFCCKQGIALAKQNFTLKYDTNIPRQVGLAGSSAIVSATLKCLMKFYNLTDQDLPKPIRANFILNVETDELLITAGLQDRVSQVYEGLVYMDFSKKLMDEQGYGKYISLDMSDLPPFWLAYLSDPSDSGRIHNNVRQRWLSGEPSVVEAMETFAQLTDQARVALMKKDWNCLAELMDRNFELRRSVYSDESLGPGNLKMVALAKKFGSAAKLPGSGGAVVGLCPHPEKLDQLREAFQEAGCVFCVITPFNPSVSKCHQSTVIGSPGLKSACSRPTEATGEIATNVNANM from the exons ATGATTTGTGTACTGCTGGTTGCCGGCCACGGCACACTTTTACAAACTGAAATTAAG AATGACGATACCGGCTTGTACAGTCACCTAATTGGGGTACCAAAGACTTTGCTTCCTGGCATTGGAGGAAAGAAGATTTTGGACTTTTGGTGGAAAACCGTCAACTT GCGTCAGTTATTCACAAAGGTGTACCTCGTCACGAATGCAGACAA ATATAAGCATTTTGAGCGCTGGGCCACGGCCAACGACTTCCCGGTGGAAAACATCATCAACGACGGCAGCACCACAGAGGAGGACTCGCTTGGCGCTGTGGCCGACCTGGAGCTCGTCATACGCAGTCGCAAGCTGCAAGACGACATCGTCGTG ATAGCAGGGGACATGTTGTGTGCGGACCAAAACATCGACATCACTCAAGTGATCAGTTTCTTCCGGTCAAAg CCTGGAGAACTGATCATCTACTACGAGATGGAGGAAAGCGAGAAAAGCACCTCCAGAGGAATTGTGGAAGTCTGTCCTGATTCTCATAG GATAACCCGTTTCTGGGAGAAACCCCGGGACGGGCTCACATCTTCTCGTCTGGCCACCGTGGTGTTCTACTGCATCCAGAAGGAGACTCTGCCCGTCCTGTCTGACTTCATAAGTCAGAGGGAAGCCCCAGACAGGTCCTTTGGAAGATTCTGG GAGCGAGTCATCAACAACAATCTTCTTGATGTGTTTGGAATGAAGCTTCCAACTGCTTTCCAGCTCATTGGACAAGTG GGGCTGTCCGACTACACCAAGTGGCTAACTCGCTTCTCGACCAAGCCAAGCAACAAATCCACCCGACCAATCACATTTCGCTCTTTTGCCAG GGTCGGATTGATGGGAAATCCATCGGACTGCTTTCACGGCAAAACCATCGCGATGACCATCACGAACTTCTGGGCCGAGGTCACCCTCGTGAAAAGCCAGACTTTG GTTCTTGTTCCTCATCCGCTCAACGACCCCACAGAGTTTGGAAGCTTACAAGATTTGTTCAGTATTAGTAGGAAAGAAGG CTACTTTGGAGGCCTTCGGCTGCTGCAAGCAACCTGTAAGAAATTCTACCAGTTCTGCTGCAAACAAGG CATCGCACTGGCAAAGCAGAACTTCACGCTCAAGTATGACACAAATATTCCACGACAAGTG ggcCTCGCTGGGAGCAG CGCCATCGTCTCGGCGACCCTCAAGTGTCTCATGAAGTTTTACAACCTGACAGATCAA GACCTCCCGAAGCCGATCCGAGCCAACTTCATTCTCAACGTGGAAACCGATGAACTCTTAATTACCGCAGGCCTTCAAGATCGGGTTTCACAG GTCTATGAAGGTTTAGTCTACATGGACTTCAGCAAGAAGCTGATGGACGAGCAGGGTTACG GGAAGTACATCTCTTTAGATATGAGCGACTTGCCTCCATTCTGGTTGGCCTACTTGAGCGACCCCAGTGACTCTGGACGCATTCATAACAACGTCCGGCAACGCTGGCTCAGCG GGGAACCTTCTGTGGTCGAGGCAATGGAGACGTTTGCCCAACTTACTGACCAAGCCAG GGTGGCCCTGATGAAAAAAGACTGGAACTGTCTTGCGGAGCTAATGGACCGCAACTTTGAGCTAAGGAG GTCCGTGTACTCGGATGAGTCCCTTGGTCCCGGCAACCTCAAGATGGTGGCGCTAGCGAAGAAG TTTGGCTCAGCTGCGAAGTTACCTGGCAGTGGAGGAGCAGTGGTGGGATTGTGTCCACACCCGGAAAAACTA GATCAGTTGAGAGAAGCTTTCCAAGAGGCCGGCTGCGTCTTCTGCGTCATCACGCCATTCAACCCATCTGTCAGCAAATGTCACCAGTCAACCGTGATTGGCTCCCCAGGGCTCAAGTCAGCCTGTTCAAGGCCAACGGAGGCCACTGGGGAAATAGCAACAAACGTAAATGCAAATATGTAA